TTTCCTGTTCCCCCTACGAGAAGCACTACTTTCTTTTCGGAAAGATCATTGTGTGCGCCTTGAGGAGAATATTTGGGAATCATTCCTTCGACCCCAAAGGCTGAGTACACGACTGACTTTATGTTGCGAGATCTGAGAACATCAGCGAAGAGATGACCATTGAGAAGAGTCGCCATCATCCCAATTTCATCAGAAACAACTCGCTCGATCTTGAGATTTTTTGCATCACGATATCTCCAAAAATTTCCGCCACCAAGAACAATAGCAAGTTCTCCTCCCATATTGTGGAGTGATTCTATTTCATTCGCAAAGTTATTTAGTGCATTTTCAGAAACACCTTTTCCGCTTTCATCGGCGAATGCCTCACCAGAAACTTTGATGAGCACACGGGCATATTTCAATCGCGACATACAAAATTGTGGATAAGCTTTTCGTTAAGAATTGTATCAGAACGCATCGGAATTGGATATAGGCAACACT
The Candidatus Peregrinibacteria bacterium DNA segment above includes these coding regions:
- the pyrH gene encoding UMP kinase, whose translation is MSRLKYARVLIKVSGEAFADESGKGVSENALNNFANEIESLHNMGGELAIVLGGGNFWRYRDAKNLKIERVVSDEIGMMATLLNGHLFADVLRSRNIKSVVYSAFGVEGMIPKYSPQGAHNDLSEKKVVLLVGGTGKPYFTTDTAAAERALKLHADLLIKATKVDGVYDDDPEKNKNAHKFETLTFAESMKKNLKVMDQTAFALCSQGNIPVIVLDGFVPGNLKKAILGEKVGTFIANT